A stretch of the Engraulis encrasicolus isolate BLACKSEA-1 chromosome 19, IST_EnEncr_1.0, whole genome shotgun sequence genome encodes the following:
- the LOC134469991 gene encoding uncharacterized protein LOC134469991 translates to MDFQGLKDDLQEDLKAKLEEMKTMMRQLLRESQAWNRAACTSACHQMHPPLASPLPDGIPTMPCGAPLFRQRQEVLPPIGSAPKKQQQQQQQQSGGLGAACTSSSMTSIIQDYPPLLKPCGLPTPGALHPLVRRDLTRLNHAHSLKPLPQRSCPVVKSNSNISMVPAPPAVAEVMGDGARKPKNIRGRRIVNPVCGEDVSCQSSSTPFISQSLEMSEGNTDLSRYISVSACSGKNSSLSLVDFRTPSEQQGPSSSFGTPTPRMLSSTVPQPPQTAKPQSRSGLAHSRLPRLVKSTSHSVVTAVEVRECERAREVKQTREIQQTKELPELRQLPSVPNPGQTLRQAFKFISDEDWEKKVDALLYIRCLSQNHAEVLLPSLHQLCVAIIQEVNNLRSVVGRTAMVTLAHLFAGLGREMDIEADAIAEVLLKKMGDTSAFIRHDAQLALSHMVLNITPSRSMNALLNTGLRHRNCTVRASAAQHLSKVAEIMGTSRILSGKKELTGCFIQAISHFAFDPAQEVRTHARNTLTFLATHPNFIEMVRKFTPMKDQVAIKDIIKKHQRK, encoded by the exons ATGGATTTTCAAGGCCTTAAAGATGATCTACAAGAGGATCTTAAGGCCAAACTTGAGGAGATGAAAACTATGATGAGGCAGCTTCTGAGAGAAAGCCAAGCATGGAACAGGGCTGCCTGCACCTCAGCATGT CATCAGATGCATCCTCCTCTGGCCTCACCCCTGCCAGACGGCATTCCCACAATGCCCTGCGGTGCCCCCCTATTTCGCCAGAGGCAGGAGGTGCTGCCCCCTATTGGCTCTGCACccaaaaagcagcagcagcagcagcaacagcagtctgGGGGCCTCGGAGCTGCCTGCACTTCCTCCTCTATGACATCAATCATTCAGGACTACCCACCTCTGCTGAAACCCTGTGGACTCCCTACACCAGGTGCCCTGCATCCACTTGTTAGGAGGGACTTGACCAGGCTTAACCACGCCCATTCACTGAAGCCGCTCCCCCAGAGAAGCTGCCCCGTTGTCAAGAGCAACAGCAACATCTCCATGGTGCCAGCTCCACCTGCTGTTGCCGAGGTGATGGGTGATGGTGCAAGGAAGCCAAAGAACATCAGAGGTAGGCGCATTGTGAACCCTGTCTGTGGTGAAGACGTCAGCTGCCAATCTAGCAGCACTCCATTCATCAGCCAGTCTTTGGAGATGTCTGAGGGTAACACTGACCTCAGCCGCTACATCAGCGTGTCCGCCTGCTCAGGCAAAAACAGCAGCCTCAGCCTGGTGGACTTTAGGACCCCGTCTGAGCAGCAAGGCCCATCCTCCTCCTTCGGAACCCCGACTCCCAGAATGCTCTCCTCTACCGTCCCTCAGCCTCCACAGACAGCCAAACCCCAATCAAGGAGCGGATTGGCTCACAGCAGATTGCCCCGCTTGGTGAAGTCAACATCACACAGTGTGGTCACTGCTGTTGAAG tgagggagtgtgagagagcgagagaggtgaaGCAGACGAGGGAGATCCAGCAGACCAAGGAGCTGCCAGAGTTGCGGCAGCTGCCCTCTGTGCCCAACCCAGGCCAGACCCTCCGGCAGGCCTTCAAGTTTATCAGTGATGAGGACTG GGAGAAGAAGGTGGATGCGCTGCTCTACATCCGCTGCCTCTCTCAGAACCACGCTGAGGTGCTGCTGCCCAGCCTGCACCAGCTGTGTGTGGCCATCATCCAAGAG GTGAACAACCTGCGTTCGGTCGTGGGCCGCACTGCCATGGTGACGCTGGCGCACCTGTTTGCCGGCCTGGGCCGGGAGATGGACATAGAGGCAGATGCTATAGCCGAGGTGCTCCTGAAGAAGATGGGGGATACCAGTGCCTTCATCAGGCACGACGCACAGCTGGCACTTAGCCACATGGTGCTCAACATCACCCCTTCACGGAGCATGAACGCACTCCTCAACACGGGCCTCAG GCACCGTAATTGCACTGTGAGGGCGAGCGCTGCCCAGCACCTGAGCAAGGTGGCCGAGATCATGGGCACGTCCCGTATCCTGAGCGGCAAGAAGGAGCTGACTGGCTGCTTCATCCAGGCCATCAGCCACTTCGCCTTCGACCCCGCACAGGAAGTCAG GACCCATGCCCGCAACACCCTGACCTTCCTCGCAACACACCCTAACTTCATTGAGATGGTACGCAAATTCACTCCTATGAAAGACCAAGTCGCCATCAAAGACATCATCAAAAAACACCAGCGCAAATAA